In one window of Burkholderiales bacterium DNA:
- a CDS encoding TRAP transporter large permease: MLFAAILVGLVAVLLTGIPVFAGLTLFATAIVYVAEGNLGGMADLVFGKLDTYLLVAIPLFTLMAHFMIRGKVVDDLFGAAHTLLRHLPGGMGVATVAACTVFAAISGSSVATALTIGSAAIPLMIRYGYSPRFAYGVVGGGGTLGILIPPSGPMVLFGVVSDTSIGALFMAGVLPGLMLAAIFAVYCMTASKLARRPVRAEPRAGAREALAALRRSSWALALPLLVLGGMYFGVFTATEAAAAGALGALAIGALVYRNLGPRDIWQAAVDAARNSAMLFLILAAAAMLGNALTKLRIPNQMVELVTQHGLSQTAFLLAVMALVFVLGMFLETISIILITTPVVLPILAALHINPIWYGILLAINLELALITPPVGMNLFAIKAIAPASIREIIAGVLPYVVLLLIGLGLVLVFPSIALWLPGTMRYQ; encoded by the coding sequence ATGCTGTTCGCGGCGATCCTCGTCGGCCTCGTGGCCGTCCTGCTGACCGGGATTCCCGTGTTCGCCGGCCTGACGCTGTTCGCCACCGCGATCGTCTACGTGGCCGAGGGCAACCTCGGCGGCATGGCCGACCTCGTGTTCGGCAAGCTCGACACCTACCTGCTGGTGGCGATCCCGCTGTTCACGCTGATGGCCCACTTCATGATCCGCGGCAAGGTCGTCGACGACCTCTTCGGCGCCGCGCACACGCTCCTGCGCCACCTCCCCGGCGGGATGGGCGTCGCGACGGTCGCAGCCTGCACCGTGTTCGCCGCGATCTCCGGGTCGAGCGTCGCCACCGCGCTCACGATCGGCTCCGCGGCGATCCCGCTGATGATCCGCTACGGCTACAGCCCGCGCTTCGCCTACGGCGTGGTCGGCGGCGGCGGGACGCTCGGCATCCTGATCCCGCCGTCCGGACCGATGGTGCTGTTCGGCGTCGTGTCCGACACCTCGATCGGCGCGCTCTTCATGGCAGGCGTGCTGCCCGGCCTGATGCTCGCGGCCATCTTCGCGGTCTACTGCATGACCGCGTCGAAGCTCGCGCGCCGTCCGGTGCGCGCCGAGCCGCGCGCGGGCGCGCGCGAGGCGCTCGCCGCGCTGCGCCGCTCGTCGTGGGCGCTGGCGCTCCCGCTGCTCGTGCTGGGCGGCATGTACTTCGGCGTCTTCACCGCCACCGAGGCGGCCGCCGCGGGTGCGCTCGGCGCGCTCGCGATCGGCGCGCTCGTCTACCGCAACCTCGGCCCCCGCGACATCTGGCAGGCGGCGGTCGACGCGGCGCGCAACTCCGCGATGCTGTTCCTGATCCTCGCGGCCGCCGCGATGCTCGGCAACGCGCTCACCAAGCTCCGGATCCCCAACCAGATGGTGGAGCTCGTGACGCAGCACGGGCTGTCGCAGACCGCCTTCCTGCTCGCGGTGATGGCGCTGGTGTTCGTGCTCGGCATGTTCCTCGAGACCATCTCGATCATCCTGATCACGACGCCGGTCGTGCTGCCGATCCTCGCCGCGCTGCACATCAACCCGATCTGGTACGGGATCCTGCTCGCCATCAACCTCGAACTCGCGCTGATCACCCCGCCGGTCGGCATGAACCTGTTCGCGATCAAGGCGATCGCGCCGGCCTCGATACGCGAGATCATCGCCGGCGTCCTGCCCTACGTCGTGCTGCTCTTGATCGGACTGGGCCTCGTGCTCGTCTTCCCGTCGATCGCGCTCTGGCTCCCGGGGACGATGCGCTACCAGTGA
- a CDS encoding indolepyruvate ferredoxin oxidoreductase family protein, whose amino-acid sequence MSPTGPSSGVVLADVTLDDKYALDHGRVYLTGIQAFVRLLILQQQRDRAAGLNTAGFVSGYRGSPLGGLDQSLWSARKFLERANVKFQPGLNEDLAATSIWGTQQVNLHPGAAVDGVYAMWYGKGPGVDRCGDVFKHANYAGTSKHGGVLVLAGDDHAAKSSTVPHQSDHAFSAAMIPVLYPSSVQEILDLGLHGWAMSRYSGLWVGFKCVADTVESSASVSIDPDRVKIIVPDDFPLPPDGVSIRWPDPFLATEARLQDYKIYAALHYARVNKLNRIVVDSPKPRLGIVTSGKSYLDVRQALDDLGLDERDMADLGIRLYKIAMPWPLEPEGVREFAEGLDEILVVEEKRQVVEYQLKEQLYNWRDDVRPRVVGKFDEKGEWVRPHGDWLLPAAGELTPAMIARVIAGRIERLGLHPNEGDRERIAKRVAFIDAKEAALAKPRISIARTPYFCSGCPHNTSTRVPEGSRATAGIGCHVMAIWMDRSTSEFTHMGGEGVPWIGQAPFTREKHIFANLGDGTYYHSGLLAIRAAIAAKVNITYKILYNDAVAMTGGQPIDGPLTPQDIARQVAAEGVKRIVVVSDEPGKYPSGYFDRSIEIHHRDDLDAVQRTLRGVEGTTVLLYDQTCAAEKRRRRKRGTFPDPAKRVVINELVCEGCGDCGVKSNCVSVAPLETEFGRKRTIDQSSCNKDYSCVDGFCPSFVTVEGGQLRKPKKAEVLDFAALPAPAATPSIETPYGILVTGIGGTGVVTIGALLGMAAHLEGRGVSVLDMAGLAQKNGAVVSHVRIADTPEKLHATRIAAGEARLVLACDILTGVGYESIAKMQRGVSKALVNTGLVMPADFTRKPDLVFPLGSMEREIADAVAPGDAEFLDASTIATRLMGDSIATNLFMVGFAYQRGQLPLSEASILRAIELNATSVESNKLAFQWGRMAAHAPERVREAATPKSALPESQRLSGSLDEIVDRRVAFLTDYQDAAYAKAYADLVARVRTTESRVVPGSTALAEAVARYDFKLRAIKDEYEVARLYAESDFAARVAGQFEGDYRLVFHLAPPFTNKPDAATGVAKKSTYGPWMMKAFRVLAKLRRYRGTAFDVFGRTEERKLERRLLAEYEALVDEMLGRLAPHNHKLAVDLASVPEHIRGYGHVKLAHVKDAKARETVLLGEFRAAQAPSPSVKVAA is encoded by the coding sequence ATGTCCCCGACCGGTCCTTCCTCCGGCGTCGTGCTCGCCGACGTCACGCTCGACGACAAGTACGCGCTCGACCACGGCCGCGTCTACCTGACCGGCATCCAGGCGTTCGTCCGACTGCTGATCCTGCAGCAGCAGCGCGACCGCGCCGCCGGGCTCAACACGGCCGGCTTCGTGTCCGGCTATCGCGGGAGCCCCCTGGGCGGCCTCGACCAGTCATTGTGGAGCGCGCGCAAGTTCCTCGAGCGCGCGAACGTGAAGTTCCAGCCGGGCCTGAACGAGGACCTCGCGGCCACGTCGATCTGGGGCACGCAGCAGGTGAACCTGCACCCGGGCGCGGCCGTCGACGGCGTCTACGCGATGTGGTACGGCAAGGGGCCCGGCGTCGACCGCTGCGGCGACGTGTTCAAGCACGCGAACTACGCGGGGACCAGCAAGCACGGCGGCGTGCTGGTGCTCGCCGGCGACGACCACGCGGCGAAGTCGTCGACGGTGCCGCACCAGTCCGATCACGCGTTCTCGGCGGCGATGATCCCGGTGCTCTACCCGTCGTCGGTACAGGAGATCCTCGACCTCGGACTGCACGGCTGGGCGATGAGCCGCTACTCGGGCCTGTGGGTCGGCTTCAAGTGCGTCGCCGACACGGTCGAGAGCTCGGCGTCGGTGTCGATCGATCCGGATCGCGTGAAGATCATCGTGCCCGACGACTTCCCGCTGCCGCCCGACGGCGTGTCGATCCGCTGGCCCGACCCGTTCCTCGCGACCGAGGCGCGACTGCAGGACTACAAGATCTACGCGGCGCTGCACTACGCGCGCGTCAACAAGCTGAACCGCATCGTCGTCGACAGCCCGAAGCCGCGGCTCGGCATCGTCACCTCGGGCAAGAGCTACCTCGACGTGCGCCAGGCGCTCGACGACCTCGGCCTCGACGAGCGCGACATGGCCGACCTCGGCATCCGGCTCTACAAGATCGCGATGCCCTGGCCGCTCGAGCCCGAGGGCGTGCGCGAGTTCGCCGAAGGGCTGGACGAGATCCTCGTCGTCGAGGAGAAGCGGCAGGTCGTCGAGTACCAGTTGAAGGAGCAGCTCTACAACTGGCGCGACGACGTCCGCCCGCGCGTGGTCGGCAAGTTCGACGAGAAGGGCGAGTGGGTGCGTCCGCACGGCGACTGGCTGCTGCCCGCCGCGGGCGAACTCACGCCCGCGATGATCGCGCGCGTGATCGCCGGGCGCATCGAGCGCCTCGGATTGCATCCGAACGAAGGCGACCGCGAGAGGATCGCGAAACGCGTCGCGTTCATCGACGCGAAGGAGGCGGCGCTCGCGAAGCCGCGCATCTCGATCGCGCGCACGCCCTACTTCTGCTCGGGCTGCCCGCACAACACCTCGACCCGCGTCCCCGAAGGGAGCCGCGCGACCGCCGGCATCGGCTGCCACGTGATGGCGATCTGGATGGACCGGTCGACCTCCGAGTTCACGCACATGGGCGGCGAAGGCGTGCCGTGGATCGGCCAGGCGCCGTTCACGCGCGAGAAGCACATCTTCGCGAACCTGGGCGACGGCACCTACTACCACTCGGGGCTGCTCGCGATCCGCGCGGCGATCGCCGCGAAAGTCAATATCACCTACAAGATCCTCTACAACGACGCGGTGGCGATGACCGGCGGCCAGCCGATCGACGGCCCGCTCACGCCGCAGGACATCGCGCGCCAAGTCGCGGCCGAGGGCGTGAAGCGCATCGTCGTGGTGTCCGACGAACCCGGCAAGTACCCGTCCGGCTACTTCGACCGGTCGATCGAGATCCACCATCGCGACGACCTCGACGCCGTGCAGCGCACGCTGCGCGGCGTCGAGGGCACGACGGTGCTCCTCTACGACCAGACCTGCGCGGCCGAGAAGCGCCGGCGCCGCAAGCGCGGCACCTTCCCCGATCCGGCGAAGCGCGTCGTCATCAACGAGCTGGTGTGCGAGGGCTGCGGCGACTGCGGCGTCAAGTCGAACTGCGTGTCGGTCGCCCCGCTCGAGACCGAGTTCGGCCGCAAGCGCACGATCGACCAGTCGTCCTGCAACAAGGACTACTCCTGCGTCGACGGCTTCTGCCCGTCGTTCGTGACCGTCGAAGGCGGTCAGCTCCGCAAGCCGAAGAAGGCCGAGGTGCTCGACTTCGCCGCGCTGCCGGCGCCCGCCGCGACCCCGTCGATCGAGACGCCCTACGGCATCCTCGTCACCGGGATCGGCGGCACCGGCGTCGTGACGATCGGCGCACTGCTCGGCATGGCGGCGCATCTCGAAGGCCGCGGCGTGTCGGTGCTCGACATGGCCGGCCTCGCCCAGAAGAACGGCGCGGTGGTCTCGCACGTCCGGATCGCCGACACGCCCGAGAAGCTGCACGCGACGCGCATCGCGGCGGGCGAGGCCCGCCTCGTGCTCGCCTGCGACATCCTGACCGGCGTCGGCTACGAGTCGATCGCGAAGATGCAGCGCGGCGTGTCGAAGGCGCTCGTCAACACCGGGCTCGTGATGCCGGCGGACTTCACGCGCAAGCCGGACCTCGTGTTCCCGCTGGGCTCGATGGAGCGCGAGATCGCGGACGCGGTCGCGCCGGGGGACGCCGAGTTCCTCGACGCCTCGACGATCGCGACGCGGCTCATGGGCGACTCGATCGCGACCAACCTGTTCATGGTCGGGTTCGCCTACCAGCGCGGCCAGTTGCCGCTCTCCGAGGCGTCGATTCTGCGCGCGATCGAGTTGAACGCGACCTCGGTCGAGTCGAACAAGCTCGCGTTCCAGTGGGGACGGATGGCGGCCCATGCGCCGGAGCGGGTGCGCGAGGCGGCCACGCCGAAGAGCGCGCTCCCCGAGTCGCAGCGGCTGTCCGGCTCGCTCGACGAGATCGTCGATCGCCGCGTCGCGTTCCTCACCGACTACCAGGACGCCGCCTACGCGAAGGCCTACGCCGATCTCGTCGCGCGCGTGCGCACGACCGAGTCGCGCGTGGTGCCCGGTTCGACCGCGCTCGCGGAAGCCGTCGCCCGCTACGACTTCAAGCTCCGCGCGATCAAGGACGAGTACGAGGTCGCGCGCCTGTACGCCGAGAGCGACTTCGCCGCGCGCGTGGCCGGACAATTCGAGGGCGATTACAGGCTCGTGTTCCATCTCGCGCCGCCGTTCACGAACAAGCCCGACGCGGCGACCGGTGTCGCGAAGAAGTCGACCTACGGTCCGTGGATGATGAAGGCGTTCCGCGTGCTCGCGAAATTGCGGCGCTATCGCGGCACCGCGTTCGACGTCTTCGGGCGCACCGAGGAGCGCAAGCTCGAGCGGCGGCTCCTCGCCGAGTACGAGGCGCTCGTGGACGAGATGCTGGGCAGGCTCGCCCCGCACAACCACAAGCTCGCCGTCGACCTCGCCTCCGTGCCCGAGCACATCCGCGGCTACGGACACGTCAAGCTCGCGCACGTCAAGGACGCGAAGGCGCGCGAGACCGTGTTGCTGGGCGAGTTCCGCGCCGCACAGGCGCCCTCGCCCAGCGTCAAGGTGGCCGCGTAG
- a CDS encoding ligase-associated DNA damage response DEXH box helicase — translation MASTTSACRSPSRSRPARASSRRRPAAARCCSGSSTRAGTARAARARSRRSAPPTSGPSCSGSSACRSTSRSRGRSHPGPATVLTASHPDDPFAPARAWLASRGHTPFAFQEDVWSAFLRGESGLVHAPTGMGKTWAAWLGPLALGPDGSADAAPPLSVVWLTPLRALAADTGLALARAAAALKPHWTVDVRTGDTPASVRQRQERRLPTALVTTPESLTLLLSRIDWCERFAHLAAIVVDEWHELLGSKRGVQVELAIARLTTRRPVPVWGLSATLANLDEAAAALVGPSRARSARIVRGLEAKEVVIDTLRPPTIERFPWAGHIGLKLLPELVRAIEDARSTLVFTNVRSSAEIWYQALLEARPHWAGTIALHHGSLEREVRDWVEDGLRAGRLRAVVCTSSLDLGVDFAPVDQVLQVGSPKGVARLLQRAGRSGHRPGEVSRVTVLPTSALELVEAAAAREAAAEARVEPRVPLDAPVDVLVQHLVTCALGGGFRPDALLAEVRRTRAYRDLDDATWRWALDFVTHGGASLNAYPEYRRVVIGEDGLARVPDAQVARRHRTQIGTIVSEASITVRMANGRALGHVEESFVARLSPGDCFVFAGRVLEFVRVRELTAWVKPARSRSAIVPRWAGSRMALSTLLAERTRALVAGAKHGRYASPEMALVRPLLELQQRWSALPDENEWLVERLAAREGHYLFFYPFVGRLAHLGLATLFGYRLSREHPRTFSMTVNDYGFALLAPEPVDFSLGTLGALLAAPGVEDDILEGVNAAGMGRRQFREIARVAGLVFQGYPGQGQSARQLQASSGLLHDVFADYDPENLLLAQARREVLDRELEAPRLAAALDRMRRDRVLVTTPPRPTPFAFPLMVEMFREELSTEALEARVARMVADLERAAG, via the coding sequence ATGGCGTCAACGACATCCGCGTGCCGGTCTCCGAGTCGCTCAAGGCCGGCGCGCGCTTCCAGCAGGCGACGACCAGCGGCCGCCCGGTGCTGCTCCGGCTCGAGTACGAGAGCGGGCACGGCCAGGGCAGCACGCGCGCGCAGTCGCAGGAGCGCACCGCCGACATCTGGACCTTCATGCTCTGGCAGTTCGGCGTGCCGGAGTACCAGCCGGTCGCGCGGTAGATCGCACCCCGGCCCCGCCACGGTTCTGACCGCTTCGCATCCCGACGATCCGTTCGCGCCCGCGCGCGCGTGGCTCGCGTCGCGGGGACACACGCCGTTCGCGTTCCAGGAAGACGTGTGGTCCGCATTCCTGCGCGGAGAATCGGGGCTCGTCCACGCGCCGACCGGCATGGGCAAGACCTGGGCGGCGTGGCTCGGGCCGCTCGCCCTCGGCCCCGACGGCAGCGCCGACGCCGCGCCGCCGCTCTCCGTCGTCTGGCTCACCCCGCTGCGCGCGCTCGCCGCCGACACCGGCCTCGCGCTCGCTCGCGCCGCCGCGGCGCTCAAACCGCACTGGACCGTCGATGTGCGCACCGGCGACACGCCAGCATCGGTTCGCCAGCGCCAGGAGCGGCGCCTGCCCACCGCGCTCGTCACCACGCCCGAGAGCCTGACGCTCCTCCTGTCGCGCATCGACTGGTGCGAGCGCTTCGCGCACCTCGCGGCGATCGTCGTCGACGAGTGGCACGAACTCCTCGGCAGCAAGCGCGGCGTGCAGGTCGAACTCGCGATCGCGCGGCTCACGACCCGGCGCCCGGTCCCGGTGTGGGGACTGTCGGCGACGCTCGCGAACCTCGACGAGGCCGCCGCGGCGCTCGTCGGCCCCTCGCGCGCGCGCTCCGCGCGCATCGTGCGCGGGCTGGAGGCGAAGGAGGTCGTCATCGACACGCTCCGCCCGCCGACGATCGAGCGCTTTCCCTGGGCCGGCCACATCGGCTTGAAGCTCCTGCCCGAACTCGTGCGCGCGATCGAGGACGCGCGCTCGACGCTCGTGTTCACCAACGTCCGGTCGAGCGCGGAGATCTGGTACCAGGCGCTCCTCGAGGCGCGGCCCCACTGGGCCGGCACGATCGCGCTCCACCACGGCTCGCTCGAACGCGAGGTGCGCGACTGGGTCGAGGACGGGCTCCGCGCGGGGCGCCTGCGCGCGGTGGTCTGCACGTCGAGCCTCGACCTCGGCGTCGACTTCGCGCCGGTCGACCAGGTGCTGCAGGTCGGAAGTCCCAAGGGCGTCGCGCGCCTGTTGCAGCGCGCCGGCCGCAGCGGACACCGGCCGGGCGAGGTCTCGCGCGTCACCGTGCTCCCCACGAGCGCGCTCGAACTCGTCGAAGCGGCCGCGGCGCGCGAAGCCGCCGCCGAAGCGCGCGTCGAGCCGCGCGTGCCGCTCGACGCGCCGGTCGACGTCCTGGTGCAGCACCTCGTGACCTGCGCGCTCGGCGGCGGTTTCCGGCCCGACGCACTCCTCGCCGAAGTGCGGCGCACGCGCGCGTACCGCGACCTCGACGACGCGACCTGGCGCTGGGCGCTCGACTTCGTGACCCACGGCGGCGCGAGCCTCAACGCGTACCCCGAGTACCGGCGCGTCGTGATCGGCGAGGACGGGCTCGCGCGCGTGCCCGACGCGCAGGTCGCGCGCCGCCATCGCACGCAGATCGGGACCATCGTGTCCGAGGCGAGCATCACGGTGAGGATGGCGAACGGCCGGGCGCTCGGCCACGTCGAGGAGTCGTTCGTCGCGCGCCTGTCGCCCGGCGACTGTTTCGTGTTCGCCGGCCGCGTGCTCGAGTTCGTGCGCGTGCGCGAGTTGACCGCATGGGTGAAGCCCGCGCGGTCCCGCTCCGCGATCGTGCCACGCTGGGCCGGCAGCAGGATGGCGCTCTCGACGCTCCTCGCCGAGCGCACGCGCGCGCTGGTCGCCGGCGCGAAGCATGGCCGCTACGCGTCGCCGGAGATGGCGCTCGTGCGCCCGCTGCTCGAGCTGCAGCAGCGCTGGTCGGCCCTGCCCGATGAAAACGAGTGGCTGGTCGAGCGGCTCGCCGCGCGCGAGGGCCACTACCTTTTCTTCTACCCGTTCGTCGGCCGGCTCGCGCACCTCGGTCTCGCAACGCTCTTCGGCTACCGGCTGTCGCGCGAACACCCGCGCACGTTCTCGATGACGGTCAACGACTACGGCTTCGCGCTGCTCGCGCCGGAGCCGGTCGACTTCTCGCTCGGCACGCTCGGAGCGCTCCTCGCCGCGCCGGGTGTCGAGGACGACATTCTCGAAGGCGTGAACGCCGCCGGGATGGGCCGGCGCCAGTTCCGCGAGATCGCGCGCGTCGCCGGGCTCGTGTTCCAGGGCTACCCCGGGCAGGGCCAATCGGCGCGCCAGCTCCAGGCGTCGTCCGGCCTGCTCCACGACGTGTTCGCCGACTACGATCCGGAGAACCTGCTGCTCGCCCAGGCGCGGCGCGAGGTGCTCGACCGGGAGCTCGAAGCGCCGCGCCTCGCCGCCGCGCTCGACCGCATGCGCCGCGACCGCGTCCTCGTGACGACACCGCCGCGCCCGACGCCGTTCGCGTTCCCGCTGATGGTCGAGATGTTCCGCGAGGAACTCTCGACCGAGGCGCTCGAGGCGCGCGTCGCGCGGATGGTCGCGGACCTCGAGCGGGCCGCGGGTTGA
- a CDS encoding GntR family transcriptional regulator, with product MRSAAPAAAPPDPRPRTRDLGGFHPDPAIALHHQIKEDLFLHLRSGRWPPGFELPTEEDLCRHYAVSRGTLRRAIADLVSEGYIERQRGRGSFVSRPKLESGVAGSYSRFRVIGPPLDAGGRIVACERTRAAKDVATMLGVDTGRSIWRLERIRFTEGRPVSLQTSYLPSAPCPDLDRQDLAHRHLVDVLQEVYGVQLVRAVEYVDPVVADAYAARALSVRVRTPLFQIERITYAMNDTIVEYRRAVLRGDAYRYRIELR from the coding sequence ATGCGTTCCGCCGCCCCCGCCGCCGCGCCGCCGGATCCGCGCCCGCGGACGCGCGACCTCGGGGGGTTCCACCCCGACCCGGCCATCGCGCTGCACCACCAGATCAAGGAGGACCTGTTCCTCCACCTGCGCTCCGGACGCTGGCCGCCCGGGTTCGAGCTGCCGACCGAGGAGGACCTCTGCCGCCACTACGCGGTGAGCCGCGGCACGCTCCGGCGCGCGATCGCCGATCTGGTGTCCGAGGGTTACATCGAACGCCAGCGCGGGCGCGGCTCGTTCGTCAGCCGGCCCAAGCTGGAGAGCGGCGTCGCCGGATCGTACAGCCGCTTTCGCGTGATCGGTCCTCCGCTCGACGCCGGCGGTCGGATCGTCGCCTGCGAACGCACGCGCGCGGCGAAGGACGTCGCCACGATGCTCGGCGTCGACACCGGGCGGTCGATCTGGCGGCTCGAACGCATCCGCTTCACCGAGGGGCGGCCGGTCAGCCTGCAGACGAGCTACCTGCCCTCCGCGCCGTGTCCCGATCTCGACCGGCAGGATCTCGCCCACCGGCACCTCGTCGACGTCCTGCAGGAGGTCTACGGCGTGCAACTCGTGCGCGCGGTCGAGTACGTCGATCCGGTCGTCGCCGACGCCTACGCCGCGCGCGCGCTTTCGGTGCGCGTGCGCACGCCGCTCTTCCAGATCGAGCGCATCACCTACGCGATGAACGACACGATCGTCGAGTACCGCCGCGCGGTGCTGCGCGGCGACGCCTACCGCTACCGGATCGAACTGCGATGA